A stretch of DNA from Syntrophorhabdaceae bacterium:
GTAAATATTATTAAACCTGATCAGACTGCATCCTTCAAAGCTTTACCAGCTGTGAATTTCGGCACTTTGCGCGCAGGAATTTTGATCTCTTTCCCTGTTCTGGGGTTTCTCCCTTTTCTTGCCTTTCTCTTTGATACCGAGAACGTACCGAAACCCACAAGCGT
This window harbors:
- a CDS encoding HU family DNA-binding protein, with amino-acid sequence MTKAELIVKVAADSKISKAAAGKALEAFLDGVKKALKKDEKVTLVGFGTFSVSKRKARKGRNPRTGKEIKIPARKVPKFTAGKALKDAV